In the genome of Impatiens glandulifera chromosome 6, dImpGla2.1, whole genome shotgun sequence, the window attattatatatttattgtttaaatatatatatatgtatatatatatatatatatataatctgaaAAGTCATCGAATTGATAaacaactttaaatttatttttagaaccgttatatatataatattaagtatatattttatatttacattaaatatgtaagtgacagttaatttttttttactcatatattttatatcggttattaaaaaatataacatatcattaaagaaattttaattattttgatgatataaaGTTAAACCACACCAAAAGGTTATtagaaattaaagaattaagATTATATTAAGATTGAAagagttattattattagcaATTGATTGAAACAACATGTTACCAAAGCATCCTCTCTTGTGAAGATtaatttgttaagaattttaaatgatagTATACTTTTAATTCATGCGGATATTatatcggcccaaaggaagatcAATATTGTCGTGCCggattaaatatatacatgtaATGATAAATATGTGacaattatgatatttttgtgAACAATAATTCGGTCCAAAGATAGATTTATTGTTTGACATGATTTTTTGTCAATATTTGATCATAACACTAAATTATCATTTACAAGTTAAGATTTACGTCAAAAGACTAACTTTTAATGTTGTgccagataatttatttatttttttgatggacaaatcttaatataaatattaattatatttggataaaatatgtGTTTATGATTTCAGTTAATGCTTCCGCTTCTTCTATATCTGCCAATGTTAATTCGATTCCTATACTGAATGGAAATAACTTTAAGTACTGGAAAGAAAATATTCTGATTATCCTCGGTTGTATGGATCTAGACCTTGCGCTTCGGATTGATCGTCCCACTATTATAGATGAGGGTACACATGATGAAAAAACGGGACCTTGAAAAGTGGGATAGATCAAATCGCATGTGTTTAATGATTATCAAGCTAGGAATTCCAAAAACATTTCGGGGTGATATCTCTGAAGTTACTGATGCTAAGGAATTCATTGAGGAAATTGAGAAACGTTTTGCAAAAACCGATAAGGCTGAAACTAGCACGCTTCTAGCGAGCTTAACCTcaatgaaatataaatgaaaaggaaatatAAGGGAGTACATTATGGAAATGTCTCACATTGCTTCAAAACTAAAAGCACTAAAGTTAGAGTTTTCTGATGAATTGCTCGTGCATTTAGTTTTGATCTCTCTTCCTGCACAATTTAACCAATTTAAGGTAAGTTATAACTGTCAGAAGGAGAAATGGACTCTTAATGAGCTCATTTCATATTGTGTGCAAGAGGAAGAGAGATTGAAGCAAGATCGGACTGAAAGTGCTCATCTGGCTTTGAAAAATAACTTCAGGGATCAAAGAAATAAAAGGAAGAACCCTAAAGAAGCTGCTGGTGGTCCCGcacaaaagaaacaacaaactaaagaaaaagaggaatttagttgtttcttttgtcGGCAATCCACACACATGAAGAGGGACTGCACCAAATATCACGCGTGGCGTGCAAAGAAAGGTGACATTCTTACTTTAGTTTGCTCTGAGgttaatttaacttcagtaccgAGTAACACTTGGTGGGTAGATTCTGGTGCTACTACTCACATTAGTGTTTCTATGCAGGGTTGTCTGAGCTGCCGAAAGCCAAGTAATGATGAAAGATTCATATTTGTGGGCGATGACAAATCAGTTGAAGTTGAGGCTATTGGGAactttagattattattaagaacTGGTTCTTATTTGGTTTTGAGAGTAATGTAATTGATGACTGTGTATACCACAAGTTCTGTGGGAGTAGACatatttttctgattttatatgttgatgatatattgcTCGCTAGCAATGATACAGGCTTACTGCATGAAACTAAAAGATTACTTTCaactaagtttgaaatgaaagatcttggtgatGCCTCTTTTGTATTAGGAATTCAGATACATCGAGACCGTTCTCGAGGTATACTTGGATTGTCACAAAAGAGCTACATTGAGAATGTACTAAAGAGATATGGCATGCAAGAATGTAAATCAGGAATTACCCTCGTTGTTAAAGGAGACAAATTTTGTCTTCAATAATGCCCTAAGAATGATCTTAAAGTTAAAGAAATGCAGAAAATCCCTTATGCATCTGcagtagggagtttgatgtatgcacaaGTTTGTACTCGACCAGATTTGGCATACATTGTCGGAATGTTGGGCAGATATCTGAGTAACCCTGGTATGGATCATTGGATAGCAGTCAAGCGGGCAATGCGGTATTTAAAAAGAACTGAAGACTTCATGCTCACATATAAGAAATCGGACCAACTGGAGATCGTTGGATATTCAGACTCGGATTTTACTAGATGCCAAGACAGTCGGAGATCCACTTCAGGTTATATCTTCATGCTTGCTGGAGGAGCAATCTCATGAAAGAGTGTTAAACAAACACTCATAGCTTCCTCTACTATGGCCGCTGAATTTATAGCATGTCATGAGGCATCTAATCATGGAATGTGGTTGCGGAATTTTGTCACTAGACTGAAAATTGTGGAAGGAATTGAAAGACCATTAAAGCTATTTTGTGACAATAAATCAGCAGTCATGTATTCAAACAACAATAGGAGTTCAACCAAGTCAAAACACATTGACATCAAATTCTTAGTTGTTAAAGAAAGAGTTCAGAGtggtcatttatatatataacatattggTACAAACTCTATGATTGCGGATCCGTTAACTAAGGGACTACCACCTAAGGTCTTTGTGGAGCATACTGCTCGAATGGGTGTTatgtcatttaaaaatattcagttttagtgggagtttgcttttatatatatgtaacacAGACTTATTGATTACTGTAGTTTATggataataaagaatttttgTTACACTctgttttttgaaaactttgatCTCATTAGGGACCAGTTAGAAGTTGACATGATTCATGATCACATTAGATGTCATTTATATGTTACACATCCATACTATGATCTATGTCATTTAGTTATACTGATATTCGTGATCATTGATGGGTTAAATTACAAACTAATGTAATTAAAACCTCTTTGGTccaatgtttatataattaatggacgagattgatttAGAGTGACTTTAAAGTATGATAGCTACATTATTTGCGCATAAAGATGAACACATTTAATTACATATATtgtccaagtgggagattgttagatttattggactaatatatataaataatgtgtttgggcTATTGTTTATTCAGAACCCAATTGATAAAGTGATCCACTAAAGTATTTTGGTTATTGGGCTAAGTCATGTTTGGTTATTAGTATGGTACAGTTTATTATGTGTAGAAAccggatatttatttaatatttatgatggattaaataataaataaatgacaataTAAATAGGGTTGTGGTCCCCGATTCATAGATGTCAGTTTCATTTTCTCATAACCTCCATCGTTAGAGAGAAGCAAGAGAGACGGTCTATAGAATTGGAAGATCCAACCTGTGGTAACTCAAAAGCTTTGGGCAATGACatcaggtacgcttccgcttaACTTATTATATCGACTTATTAACATAGAGAATCATTAATCTTGTTTTGTCTAGTTAAACACTAATATAATGTTGAAGATTATAGATCATaactaaagaaaattattaGATAATCCAGACTAAAACAagataagaataaatatatttaacatatggAACATATTCGAACATGTTTTGTTAACAAACTCAGACCTATTATCAGATCTGGTTATTTTGACATTTCCTTTGAACTGTGTTTCCACAAATTTT includes:
- the LOC124943167 gene encoding uncharacterized protein LOC124943167 → MISVNASASSISANVNSIPILNGNNFKYWKENILIILGCMDLDLALRIDRPTIIDEGIPKTFRGDISEVTDAKEFIEEIEKRFAKTDKAETSTLLASLTSMKYK